From a single Solidesulfovibrio fructosivorans JJ] genomic region:
- a CDS encoding L,D-transpeptidase family protein gives MPRAYVSLLACLFSCLLLAACQAAAPGPKVISSRMPPKAPVTGQTVSPLAGARQLVLVVTDGFDDNQAAMRRFERSGDGLWRPVGAAVPVTIGKNGMAWGRGLLVETPTEGPIKVEGDGRSPAGVFAFGTAFAYQPETLPRPVKMPMHRVTDQTVCVETVTSASYNRIVDENTVPVHDWTSPDRMLRPDGLYRYGLMVEHNAPDTKPAAGSCIFFHLWRRPGAPTVGCTAMRESSMLTLLGWIDAAKKPVVVQLPRAELQRLAPIWGAPELAFGDAS, from the coding sequence ATGCCCCGTGCGTACGTTTCCCTGCTTGCCTGCCTGTTTTCCTGCTTGCTACTGGCGGCCTGCCAGGCCGCCGCTCCCGGCCCGAAGGTGATTTCTTCCCGGATGCCGCCCAAGGCCCCGGTGACCGGGCAAACCGTTTCACCACTGGCCGGCGCACGACAACTTGTACTGGTCGTGACCGACGGCTTCGACGACAACCAGGCCGCCATGCGTCGCTTCGAACGATCCGGTGACGGCCTCTGGCGACCGGTCGGAGCGGCCGTGCCTGTGACCATCGGCAAAAACGGCATGGCCTGGGGCAGGGGGCTTCTCGTCGAGACGCCGACGGAGGGCCCGATCAAGGTCGAAGGCGACGGCCGTTCTCCGGCCGGCGTCTTCGCCTTTGGCACGGCCTTTGCCTACCAGCCGGAAACGCTGCCCCGTCCGGTCAAGATGCCCATGCACCGGGTCACCGACCAGACCGTGTGCGTGGAGACCGTCACCTCCGCCTCGTATAATCGGATCGTGGATGAAAATACCGTCCCCGTGCACGATTGGACGAGTCCGGACCGGATGCTGCGGCCCGACGGCCTGTACCGCTACGGCCTTATGGTCGAGCACAACGCGCCCGACACCAAGCCCGCCGCGGGCTCGTGCATCTTTTTCCATCTCTGGCGACGCCCGGGCGCGCCGACCGTCGGCTGCACGGCCATGCGGGAGTCGTCCATGCTGACCCTGCTCGGCTGGATCGACGCCGCGAAAAAGCCGGTGGTGGTCCAACTGCCCAGGGCGGAGCTGCAAAGGCTGGCCCCGATCTGGGGCGCGCCGGAACTGGCTTTCGGGGATGCATCCTAA
- a CDS encoding bacteriohemerythrin, with the protein MIAWDPALALGLQEVDAQHQNIIRLINELDANRGGGKTQLAAETLRFLHDYLNSHFVLETKLMRDVGYPDIERHRENHELFANHVIFFEIEKEFGVVTDQMLDDILAFLLEWFLHHITTEDRELANFVRTRAAAK; encoded by the coding sequence ATGATTGCATGGGACCCGGCCCTGGCCCTTGGCCTCCAGGAAGTCGACGCGCAACACCAGAACATCATCCGGCTGATCAATGAGTTGGACGCCAACCGGGGCGGCGGGAAAACGCAGCTCGCCGCCGAGACGTTACGATTTTTGCACGACTATTTAAACAGCCATTTCGTCCTTGAAACCAAACTGATGCGGGATGTCGGCTATCCCGATATCGAGAGACACCGGGAAAACCACGAGCTGTTCGCCAACCATGTTATTTTTTTCGAAATCGAGAAGGAATTCGGCGTGGTGACGGACCAGATGCTCGACGACATCCTGGCTTTCCTGTTGGAGTGGTTCCTCCACCACATCACCACCGAGGACAGGGAGCTGGCCAATTTCGTGCGCACCCGGGCCGCCGCCAAGTAA
- a CDS encoding GAK system CofD-like protein — MADSKSFPRVNISHSVNLPDLSKAALYRRAPELGPKILFFSGGTALRHLSETLIEYTSNSIHLITPFDSGGSSAVLRKAFHMPAVGDLRNRIMALADRSITGNPAVFELFAYRLPKDASQEELAARLGRMLTGDDPLVRHIPDPMRKIIRTHLRFFEQKRTDAFDLRGASIGNCILTGGYFNYNRMLDPVIYLFMKLVEARGVVRPIVNCDLHLACQLENGRVLLGQHLMTGKETAPIDAPIARQWLVANLHDPTPASVRIREKTEVLIRQADVICYPYGSFYSSLLANLLPQGVGDAVAATHCPKVYIPNLGHDPEQRGMTVAGQVERLLETLRAGCTRSCRTEDLLRFVLVDSKKGRYENPLDLTAIRKLGVEVVDVPMAREDEPGKADSRRVCELLLSLT; from the coding sequence GTGGCCGACTCGAAATCCTTTCCGCGCGTGAACATCTCCCATTCCGTCAACCTGCCCGATCTGTCCAAGGCGGCGCTTTACCGCCGCGCCCCGGAACTGGGGCCCAAAATCCTTTTTTTCAGCGGCGGCACGGCGCTGCGACACTTAAGCGAAACGCTCATTGAATACACTTCCAATTCCATCCACCTCATCACGCCCTTCGACTCGGGCGGTTCCTCGGCCGTGCTGCGCAAGGCCTTCCACATGCCGGCCGTGGGCGACCTGCGAAACCGCATCATGGCCCTGGCCGATCGTTCCATCACCGGCAACCCGGCCGTATTCGAGCTTTTCGCCTACCGCCTGCCCAAGGATGCCTCCCAGGAAGAGCTGGCGGCGCGGCTCGGCAGGATGCTCACCGGCGACGATCCGCTCGTGCGCCACATTCCCGATCCCATGCGCAAGATCATCCGCACGCATCTGCGCTTTTTCGAGCAGAAACGGACCGATGCCTTCGACCTGCGTGGGGCCAGCATCGGCAACTGCATCCTGACCGGCGGCTATTTCAACTACAACCGCATGCTCGACCCGGTCATCTACCTGTTCATGAAGCTGGTCGAGGCGCGTGGCGTGGTGCGGCCCATCGTCAACTGCGACCTGCATCTGGCCTGCCAGCTGGAAAACGGCCGCGTGCTCCTGGGCCAGCACCTCATGACCGGCAAGGAGACCGCGCCCATCGATGCGCCCATCGCGCGACAGTGGCTGGTGGCGAACCTGCATGACCCAACACCGGCCTCGGTGCGCATCCGGGAAAAAACCGAAGTCCTCATCCGGCAGGCCGACGTGATCTGCTACCCGTACGGCAGCTTCTATTCGAGCCTGCTCGCCAACCTGCTTCCCCAGGGCGTGGGGGATGCCGTGGCCGCGACCCACTGTCCCAAGGTCTACATCCCCAACCTCGGCCACGACCCGGAACAGCGCGGCATGACCGTGGCCGGGCAGGTGGAGCGGCTTTTGGAAACGCTTCGCGCCGGCTGCACCAGGTCCTGTCGGACCGAGGATCTGCTGCGGTTCGTGCTGGTGGACAGCAAAAAAGGCCGTTACGAAAATCCGCTGGACCTCACCGCCATCCGCAAGCTCGGCGTCGAGGTGGTGGATGTGCCCATGGCCCGGGAGGATGAACCGGGCAAGGCCGACAGCCGTCGGGTGTGCGAATTGCTGCTGTCCCTGACGTGA
- a CDS encoding HprK-related kinase B: MGAGGVTCRDIVAAYQQNMTPSFTLGLHLADTRVAVRSNSRELMDALTVHYQDFLDDGGDPDIVVTALDGGPVANALAFALRAGEEDAKEEYVDLPDGRVVRKRRTGLWLVFGRGGNYVLGPCRQNVDQVVNAVNARCEDREMRAGALLFHAAGVCLDGRGLALSGFAGAGKSTLALEIMRHGASFVSNDRLLIGPGDAGLTMTGIARMPRINPGTLLHNEALAPILTEAEREAYAGLTPDALWRVERKYDVRIRDCFGPGRFRLRAGLRALVVLGWRRGGGELRATWTDIDAAPHLLPAFTKDVGVFFEQGPRRAKADAYRVLLGDCPVLVIHGGVDFKRAAALCLDVLGPLSASAAEPVDAPCCV, translated from the coding sequence ATGGGGGCCGGTGGAGTCACCTGCCGCGACATTGTCGCGGCCTATCAGCAAAACATGACGCCGTCGTTCACGCTCGGTTTGCATCTTGCCGATACCCGTGTCGCGGTGCGCTCGAATTCCCGCGAACTCATGGACGCCCTGACCGTCCATTACCAGGATTTCCTTGACGACGGCGGCGATCCCGACATCGTGGTCACGGCCCTGGATGGCGGTCCGGTGGCTAACGCCCTGGCTTTCGCCCTGCGCGCAGGGGAGGAGGACGCCAAGGAAGAGTACGTCGACCTGCCGGACGGCCGCGTGGTGCGCAAGCGCCGCACGGGCCTGTGGCTGGTGTTCGGCCGGGGCGGGAACTACGTGCTCGGCCCCTGCCGCCAAAACGTCGATCAAGTCGTAAACGCCGTGAACGCCCGTTGCGAAGACAGGGAAATGCGCGCCGGAGCCTTGCTCTTCCACGCCGCCGGCGTGTGCCTGGACGGGCGGGGGCTGGCCCTGTCCGGTTTCGCCGGGGCCGGGAAATCCACGCTCGCCCTGGAGATCATGCGCCACGGGGCCTCGTTCGTCTCCAACGACCGGCTGCTTATCGGCCCCGGGGACGCCGGGCTCACCATGACCGGCATCGCCCGCATGCCCCGGATCAACCCGGGCACGCTGCTCCATAACGAGGCCTTGGCCCCGATTTTGACCGAAGCCGAGCGGGAGGCCTATGCCGGGCTTACGCCCGACGCGCTGTGGCGGGTCGAGCGCAAGTACGACGTGCGCATCCGCGACTGTTTCGGTCCCGGCCGCTTTCGGCTCCGGGCGGGGCTGCGGGCGCTGGTGGTCCTCGGCTGGCGGCGCGGCGGCGGCGAACTGCGCGCCACCTGGACCGACATCGACGCCGCCCCGCATCTGCTGCCGGCCTTTACGAAGGATGTGGGCGTGTTTTTCGAGCAAGGGCCGCGCCGGGCCAAGGCGGACGCCTACCGCGTCCTGCTCGGGGACTGTCCGGTGCTGGTCATCCACGGCGGCGTGGATTTCAAGCGGGCCGCCGCATTGTGCCTGGACGTGCTGGGTCCGCTTTCCGCTTCGGCCGCCGAGCCGGTCGACGCTCCCTGTTGTGTATAA
- the phoU gene encoding phosphate signaling complex protein PhoU, with protein METRAHFHAELDALKGRVIALFELVEASRKGATDAYLRHDTSVARKVIDGDREINQATCDIDEACLHMLALEQPVALDLRRIVGYARAVINLERLADEAVVVAEGALTGAGLPGDCDKSLEELAGHAARMFKLASKAFSDDNIDDALEVCHIEEKGRELVVTAMRAITAALSESHVAPEASVRAILAARCFERMCGYAANLAETIVFILKGATLSQQCQPR; from the coding sequence ATGGAGACCAGAGCACATTTTCACGCCGAATTGGATGCCCTCAAGGGGCGCGTCATCGCCCTGTTCGAACTGGTCGAGGCGTCCAGGAAGGGGGCCACGGACGCCTATCTGCGCCATGACACGAGCGTTGCCCGCAAGGTCATCGACGGCGACCGGGAAATCAACCAGGCGACCTGCGACATCGACGAGGCCTGCCTGCACATGCTGGCCCTGGAACAGCCGGTGGCCCTGGACCTGCGCCGCATTGTCGGCTACGCCCGGGCGGTCATCAATCTGGAGCGGCTGGCCGACGAGGCCGTGGTGGTGGCCGAAGGGGCGCTGACGGGCGCCGGACTCCCCGGGGATTGCGACAAGTCCCTGGAGGAGCTGGCCGGGCATGCCGCCCGTATGTTCAAGCTGGCCTCCAAAGCCTTTAGCGACGACAATATCGACGACGCCCTGGAAGTCTGCCATATTGAGGAGAAAGGCCGCGAACTGGTCGTCACGGCCATGCGCGCCATCACCGCGGCGCTTTCCGAGTCCCACGTCGCGCCCGAGGCCTCGGTGCGCGCCATCCTGGCCGCCCGCTGTTTCGAGCGGATGTGCGGCTACGCCGCCAACCTCGCGGAAACTATCGTTTTCATTCTCAAAGGGGCCACGCTGAGCCAGCAGTGCCAACCCCGCTAA
- the pstB gene encoding phosphate ABC transporter ATP-binding protein PstB: MKHDLKMAAVHLDFYYGEFKALEGINLEIPENRVTALIGPSGCGKSTFLRCLNRMNDLIPGARTTGDVLLDGVKINTPQLDVVELRRKVGMVFQKPNPFPKSVFENVGYGLRVNGVRDKDYISSQVEKSLIAAGLFDEVKDRLYDSALGLSGGQQQRLCIARAVALEPEVVLMDEPASALDPIATQKIEELIAALKRRYTIVIVTHSMQQAARVSDRTAFFFMGKLVEVGPTEDVFTRPANQQTEDYVTGRFG, encoded by the coding sequence ATGAAGCACGACCTCAAAATGGCCGCTGTCCACCTCGATTTCTACTATGGAGAATTCAAGGCCCTGGAAGGCATTAACCTCGAAATCCCGGAAAACCGGGTCACGGCCCTGATCGGGCCGTCGGGGTGCGGCAAGTCCACGTTCTTGCGCTGCCTCAACCGCATGAACGACCTGATTCCGGGAGCGCGCACCACCGGCGACGTGCTCCTTGACGGGGTCAAGATCAACACCCCCCAACTCGATGTGGTGGAACTGCGGCGCAAGGTGGGCATGGTCTTTCAAAAGCCCAATCCCTTTCCGAAAAGCGTCTTTGAAAACGTGGGCTACGGCCTGCGGGTGAACGGCGTGCGCGACAAGGATTATATCTCAAGCCAAGTGGAAAAGAGCCTGATCGCCGCCGGGCTTTTCGACGAGGTCAAGGACCGGCTGTACGATTCGGCCCTGGGCCTTTCCGGCGGCCAGCAGCAGCGACTTTGCATCGCCCGCGCCGTGGCCCTGGAGCCGGAAGTGGTGCTCATGGACGAGCCGGCCTCGGCCCTCGACCCCATCGCCACCCAGAAGATCGAGGAGCTCATCGCCGCCCTCAAGCGCCGCTACACCATCGTCATCGTCACCCACAGCATGCAGCAGGCAGCCCGCGTCTCGGACCGGACCGCCTTTTTCTTCATGGGCAAGCTGGTGGAGGTCGGCCCTACGGAGGACGTTTTCACACGCCCCGCCAACCAGCAGACCGAGGATTACGTGACCGGCCGTTTCGGTTAG
- a CDS encoding glycosyltransferase → MKIDMHVHSKYSTRPSQWVLQKLNCPESFTEPMRIYEEAKRKGMGLVTISDHNRIEGALSIAHLPDTFISEEVTSYFPEDRCKVHVLVYDINEAIHRELQRIRENVYDLVDYLRREKLHHAVAHPLFGVNDRITVPNFEKLLLLFRNFEINGARDAWQNECLREIIPSLGEETLWRLAEKYKIDPGYEQPWRKNLIGGSDDHSALYIACTHTQVEGAGNLQEFLSGMENGASRALGVSSTPRTMARTLYSIAYQFYKHRFSIDRFLDKDVTLKVIDRFLEPEHQGSAGLAFKLRTRIVRTLTRRRPRANTPLKDLIRSETESLIRSDPMLMEFAQAGVLNGENLETGWFSFVNRATNRVASHFARTLLDHVSGANVFDIFGTLGSAGALYTMLAPYFVAYSIFTKERQFSSEARKALIGKNGHGHDIKVAHFTDTFHEINGVSGTLRQQAELAIRTGKGLSIITCDHGQRVFEPGVQNFKPIGVYHFDEYPDQKLFYPPLLEMLHYVYAEGFTRIHSATPGPIGLAALCIAKTLRLPIYGTYHTALPQYAQILTGDEAMEDLTWKFIIWYYNQMDLVYIPSRDTGRELEEKGLDPAKLRLFPRGVDVARFHPDKRSDDVAAKYNMGDGVRLLYAGRVSREKDLHLLAQAFTELCARRPDVTLTVVGDGPYLDDLRAALAGTPTTFTGYREGEELSALFATCDLFVFPSATDTFGNVVLEAQASGLPIIVTNQGGPMENILPGETGVVVPAGDGTALLSAIEGMLADQELMRAMGRAGRTYAEARTIEKAFEAYWDMYSDSMPTAMEEPAAAKPEKSQRMVYAA, encoded by the coding sequence ATGAAGATCGATATGCACGTGCATTCCAAGTATTCCACCAGGCCCTCTCAATGGGTGCTGCAGAAGCTCAATTGCCCGGAGAGCTTCACGGAGCCCATGCGCATCTACGAGGAAGCCAAGCGCAAGGGCATGGGGCTGGTCACCATTTCCGACCACAACCGCATCGAAGGCGCGCTTTCCATCGCCCACCTGCCGGACACCTTCATCAGCGAAGAAGTGACCTCGTATTTTCCCGAGGACCGGTGCAAGGTCCACGTGTTGGTCTACGACATCAATGAAGCCATCCACCGCGAGTTGCAGCGCATCCGGGAAAACGTCTACGATCTGGTCGACTACCTGCGCCGGGAAAAGCTCCACCACGCCGTGGCCCACCCGCTTTTTGGGGTCAACGACCGGATCACGGTGCCCAATTTTGAAAAGCTGTTGCTGCTCTTTCGCAATTTCGAGATCAACGGCGCGCGCGACGCCTGGCAAAACGAGTGCCTGCGCGAGATCATCCCCTCGCTTGGCGAAGAGACCCTCTGGCGGCTGGCGGAAAAATACAAGATCGATCCCGGCTACGAACAGCCCTGGCGCAAGAACCTCATCGGCGGCTCCGACGACCACAGCGCCCTGTATATCGCCTGCACCCACACCCAGGTGGAAGGGGCGGGCAATCTCCAGGAGTTTCTCTCCGGCATGGAAAACGGCGCGTCCCGGGCGCTTGGCGTCTCTTCCACCCCGCGCACCATGGCCCGCACCCTCTACAGCATCGCTTACCAGTTCTACAAACACCGCTTCAGCATCGACCGCTTCCTGGACAAGGACGTGACCCTGAAGGTCATCGACCGCTTCCTGGAACCGGAGCATCAGGGCAGCGCGGGGCTGGCCTTCAAGCTGCGCACGCGCATCGTCCGCACGCTGACCCGCCGCCGCCCGCGCGCCAACACGCCGCTTAAGGACCTCATCCGCTCCGAGACCGAATCGCTGATCCGCTCCGATCCCATGCTCATGGAATTCGCCCAGGCCGGCGTCCTAAACGGCGAGAACCTGGAAACCGGCTGGTTCTCCTTCGTCAACCGGGCCACCAACCGGGTGGCCTCCCATTTCGCCCGCACCCTGCTCGACCATGTCAGCGGGGCCAACGTGTTCGACATCTTCGGCACCCTGGGTTCGGCCGGGGCGCTCTACACCATGCTCGCCCCCTACTTCGTGGCCTATTCCATCTTCACCAAGGAACGCCAGTTCAGCAGCGAGGCGCGAAAGGCCCTGATCGGCAAAAACGGTCACGGCCACGACATCAAGGTGGCCCACTTCACCGACACTTTCCACGAAATAAACGGCGTCTCGGGCACCTTGCGCCAGCAGGCGGAGCTGGCCATCCGCACGGGCAAAGGGCTTTCCATCATCACCTGCGACCACGGCCAGCGGGTGTTCGAGCCCGGGGTGCAGAACTTCAAGCCCATCGGCGTCTACCACTTCGACGAATACCCGGACCAGAAGCTCTTCTATCCGCCGCTGCTGGAAATGCTCCATTACGTCTACGCCGAGGGATTCACCCGCATCCATTCGGCCACGCCCGGCCCCATCGGCCTGGCCGCGCTGTGCATTGCCAAGACGTTGCGCCTGCCCATCTACGGCACCTACCACACGGCCCTGCCCCAGTACGCCCAGATACTGACCGGCGACGAAGCCATGGAAGACCTGACATGGAAATTCATCATCTGGTATTATAACCAGATGGATTTGGTCTACATCCCCTCCCGCGACACCGGCCGCGAGCTCGAGGAAAAGGGACTCGACCCGGCCAAGCTGCGGCTTTTCCCGCGCGGGGTCGACGTCGCCCGCTTTCATCCCGACAAGCGCTCCGACGACGTCGCGGCCAAATACAACATGGGCGACGGCGTGCGCCTGCTCTACGCCGGCCGGGTTTCCCGGGAAAAGGACCTGCACTTGCTGGCCCAGGCGTTTACGGAACTGTGCGCCAGGCGGCCGGACGTGACCCTGACCGTGGTCGGCGACGGTCCCTACCTCGACGACCTGCGCGCCGCGCTTGCAGGCACGCCGACGACCTTCACCGGCTACCGCGAGGGCGAGGAACTTTCCGCCCTTTTCGCCACCTGCGACCTGTTCGTCTTCCCCAGCGCCACCGACACCTTCGGCAACGTGGTGCTGGAGGCGCAGGCCTCGGGCCTGCCGATCATCGTCACCAACCAGGGCGGGCCCATGGAAAACATCCTGCCCGGCGAGACCGGGGTGGTCGTTCCGGCCGGGGACGGTACGGCGCTGCTGTCCGCCATCGAAGGCATGCTGGCCGACCAGGAGCTCATGCGGGCCATGGGCCGGGCCGGCCGGACCTATGCCGAGGCGCGCACCATCGAAAAGGCCTTCGAGGCCTACTGGGACATGTACTCGGACAGCATGCCGACCGCGATGGAAGAACCCGCCGCCGCCAAGCCGGAAAAGTCCCAGCGCATGGTGTACGCGGCCTAA
- a CDS encoding class I SAM-dependent methyltransferase, which produces MTRQGAYRNPIAKYVHEYMFWKKELAEKGFLPNGHYEALFTTLFGLEKTFYDGKRLLDIGCGPCGSLEWAENAARRVGLDPLAEAYRFLETDRQQMEYTPDFVESISFPDASFDVVTSINSLDHVDDLAKATAEMARVVTPGGHVLIACEISPAPKPCEPTLVGWDLAARFPGTWRILDVSRFPFTGNVSASILQGRPFAPSAPIPTHGVLRLMLQKGGESFEKDAGGKPF; this is translated from the coding sequence ATGACGCGACAGGGAGCCTACAGGAATCCGATCGCCAAGTACGTCCACGAGTATATGTTCTGGAAAAAGGAGCTGGCGGAGAAGGGATTCTTGCCGAACGGGCATTACGAAGCGCTTTTCACCACGCTTTTCGGCCTGGAGAAGACCTTTTACGACGGCAAGCGCCTGCTCGACATCGGCTGCGGCCCCTGCGGGTCCCTGGAATGGGCGGAGAACGCCGCCAGACGCGTCGGGCTCGATCCCCTGGCCGAGGCCTACCGGTTTCTCGAAACCGACCGGCAGCAAATGGAATACACGCCGGATTTCGTGGAAAGCATTTCCTTTCCCGACGCCTCGTTCGACGTGGTGACCTCGATCAATTCCCTGGACCATGTGGACGACCTGGCCAAAGCCACGGCTGAGATGGCGCGCGTCGTCACGCCGGGCGGCCACGTCCTGATCGCCTGCGAAATAAGCCCCGCGCCCAAGCCCTGCGAACCGACCCTGGTCGGCTGGGACCTGGCCGCCCGCTTCCCGGGGACATGGCGCATCCTCGACGTCTCACGCTTCCCCTTCACCGGGAACGTGTCCGCCTCCATCCTCCAAGGGCGTCCCTTCGCCCCCTCCGCCCCTATCCCCACGCACGGCGTCCTGCGCTTGATGCTGCAAAAGGGAGGGGAGAGCTTTGAGAAGGATGCCGGGGGGAAACCTTTCTGA
- the ligA gene encoding NAD-dependent DNA ligase LigA, producing MSEEKDAAARLRELRAQIHEHDYRYYVLDDPVIEDAAYDALYRELRKLETAHPELDDPNSPTKRVGGTVLPAFVSKPHRLAMYSLDNAMSEEEWRDFVTRAANKLEREGQPFTRTFWVDPKFDGLALEIIYENGVYAGALTRGDGEVGEDVTENVRTVKNVPLDLRPHAVRANLPVPALLEVRGEVVMTRQDFYELNERQREQGGKIFANPRNAAAGSVRQLDSKISASRPLTFFAYAIGAQDWAGADPGWTTHSGIMAGLGKLGLPVAREGKVAGEDAVYPYFKTMGVRRPDLPFEIDGVVVKVDSLADQEALGFTGRAPRFAIALKFPAHEAETVLKRIEVQVGRTGVLTPVAILEPVSLAGVTVSRATLHNEDEIKAKDLRAGDTVVVRRAGDVIPEVVRVVPEKRPADAEPFPFPHICPSCHSPAVRAPGEAAWRCVNLACPAMLRRGIAYFVSKSGLDIEGIGNKWVKTLIDKGMVKTPADLFNLTEMDLIPMERMAEKSAANFVAAVEKAQQNATLAKLIAALGMRQVGTRTARTLAEHFRDLDGLAAATSEDLTALPDIGPEVAGSIREFFDNAANRELIERFRQIGLWPVSEPKTAVPPEATPLGGKKFLFTGTLPGMSREKAEALVEAAGGRVMKSISKKLDYLVVGADPGSKLAKAQSLGITILDAEAFQELLGEENARGETL from the coding sequence ATGAGCGAGGAAAAAGACGCCGCCGCGCGCCTGCGCGAGCTTCGGGCGCAAATCCACGAACACGACTACCGCTATTACGTCCTGGACGACCCGGTCATCGAGGACGCGGCCTACGACGCCCTTTACCGGGAGCTCAGGAAACTGGAAACGGCCCATCCCGAACTCGACGACCCCAATTCGCCGACCAAGCGCGTCGGCGGCACGGTGTTGCCGGCCTTTGTCTCCAAGCCGCACCGGCTGGCCATGTACAGCCTGGACAACGCCATGAGCGAGGAGGAGTGGCGGGATTTCGTGACCCGGGCGGCCAACAAGCTGGAAAGGGAAGGGCAACCCTTTACGCGCACCTTTTGGGTCGACCCCAAGTTCGACGGCTTGGCCTTGGAGATCATTTACGAAAACGGCGTCTATGCCGGGGCGCTCACGCGCGGCGACGGCGAAGTGGGCGAAGACGTGACCGAAAACGTGCGCACGGTCAAAAACGTGCCGCTCGATTTGCGGCCCCATGCGGTAAGGGCCAACCTGCCCGTGCCGGCGTTGCTCGAGGTACGCGGCGAAGTGGTCATGACGCGCCAGGATTTTTACGAACTCAACGAACGCCAGCGGGAGCAGGGGGGGAAGATTTTCGCCAACCCGCGAAACGCCGCCGCCGGTTCGGTGCGTCAGCTCGATTCGAAAATTTCCGCCAGCCGCCCCCTGACCTTTTTCGCCTACGCCATCGGCGCCCAGGATTGGGCCGGCGCGGACCCGGGCTGGACCACCCATTCCGGCATCATGGCCGGGCTCGGCAAGCTCGGCCTGCCCGTGGCCAGGGAAGGCAAGGTCGCCGGGGAAGACGCGGTCTATCCTTATTTCAAGACCATGGGCGTGCGCCGGCCGGACCTGCCCTTCGAGATCGACGGCGTGGTGGTCAAGGTGGACAGCCTCGCCGACCAGGAGGCGCTCGGATTCACCGGCCGGGCCCCGCGCTTCGCCATCGCGCTCAAGTTCCCGGCCCACGAGGCCGAGACGGTGCTTAAGCGCATCGAGGTGCAGGTGGGGCGCACGGGCGTTTTGACCCCGGTGGCCATTCTCGAGCCGGTATCCCTGGCCGGGGTGACGGTGTCCCGGGCGACGCTGCACAACGAGGACGAGATCAAGGCCAAGGACCTGCGCGCGGGCGACACGGTGGTGGTGCGCCGGGCCGGGGACGTCATCCCCGAGGTGGTCCGGGTGGTGCCGGAAAAGCGGCCGGCGGACGCCGAGCCTTTCCCCTTTCCGCACATCTGCCCGTCGTGCCATTCGCCCGCCGTGCGCGCTCCGGGCGAGGCGGCTTGGCGCTGCGTCAACCTGGCCTGCCCGGCCATGCTGCGCCGGGGCATCGCCTATTTCGTGTCCAAGTCGGGCCTTGACATCGAAGGCATCGGCAACAAGTGGGTGAAAACGCTCATCGACAAGGGCATGGTGAAAACTCCGGCCGATCTCTTCAACCTGACCGAGATGGACCTTATTCCCATGGAGCGCATGGCCGAGAAGTCGGCCGCCAATTTCGTGGCCGCCGTGGAAAAAGCCCAGCAAAACGCCACCCTGGCCAAGCTCATCGCCGCGCTCGGCATGCGGCAGGTCGGCACGCGCACGGCCCGGACCCTGGCCGAACATTTCCGCGACCTCGACGGACTTGCCGCAGCCACGTCCGAGGATCTGACCGCCTTGCCGGACATCGGCCCGGAAGTGGCGGGGTCCATCCGCGAGTTCTTCGACAACGCCGCCAACCGCGAACTCATCGAACGCTTCCGGCAGATCGGCCTGTGGCCCGTCAGCGAGCCCAAAACGGCCGTTCCCCCCGAAGCCACGCCCCTTGGCGGCAAGAAGTTCCTTTTCACCGGCACGCTGCCCGGCATGTCCCGGGAAAAGGCTGAGGCCTTAGTAGAGGCGGCTGGAGGAAGGGTAATGAAATCAATTTCCAAAAAGCTCGACTACCTCGTCGTCGGCGCGGACCCGGGCTCCAAACTGGCCAAGGCGCAATCCCTCGGCATCACGATTCTCGATGCGGAGGCGTTTCAGGAATTATTGGGAGAGGAGAATGCGAGAGGGGAAACCCTTTGA